The genomic stretch tgctgcctgcatcgctatgaacgggcgcgggttaatcatgTACTGCGACCCCTGTGtccattttcgggggttatccaatttacccCCATGCTTTTTTAAGAGATATGctttggtcagactgcaccttgagaacTGTGTCTAgatctggtcactgagacacaagagaCATTCGGGTCTTCAAGATGGTACAGAGAAGAGTCACCAGACTAATTGCTAGTGTCAGATCATGATGACAGATTGCAGAAGCTTGGGCTTTTCAACCTTGAAAGGTGATGACCAAGAGGAGAGCCCATAGAAGTGCATAAAGTAGTAAATGATATACAAACAGTAATTCTGGAGCACTACTTCAAATTCAAATGTGACAATAAGAcaaggagccaaccagggaacaggctatcctagattgggtattgtgcaatgagaaggggttaattaataatcttgttgtgcggggtcctttagggaagagtgaccataacatgatagaattcttcattaagatggaaagtgaagtagtccaatccgaaactagggtcctaaatctaaacaaagggaactacgaaggtatgagttggctatgatagattgggaagctttattaaaaggcatgacggtggataggcaatggctaatatttaaggaacgaatgcatgaattgcaacaattatacattcctttctggcgcaaaaacacaaaagaaaatgCAGCCCAaccttggctaacaaaagaaattaaggatagtattagatccaaggaggagtcatgtaaagttgccagaaaaagtagcaagcctgaggattgggagcagtttaggattcagcaaaaaaggaccaagagattgattaagaggggaaagatagagtatgagagtaaacttgcaaggaacataaaagtggactgtaaaagcttctacaagtatgtaaaaagaaaaagattagtgaagacaaatgtaggtcccttacagtcagaaatgggagaatttataatgaggaacagggaaatggcagagcaattaaacaaatactttggttctgtcttcatggaagaggacacaaataacttcccagaaatgctagggaaccaagggactagtgagaaggaggaattaaaggaaattagtattagtaaaaaaaatagtactggagaaattaatgggattgaaagccgataaatccccaggacctgataatctgcatcccagagtactaaaagaggtagccatggaaatagtggatgcattggttgtcatcttccaaaattctatagattatggaacagttcctgcagattggagggtggcaaatgtaaccccactatttaaaaaaggagggagagagaaaactgggaactacagactggttagcctaacatcagtagtagggaaaatgctagagtctattataaaggatgtgataacaggacacttagaaaatgtcaacgggattagacaaagtcaacatggatttatgaaaggggaatcatgtttgacaaacctactggagtttattgagtatgtaactggtagaatagataagggggaaccagtggatgtggtttatttggattttcagaagacctttgataaagtcccatataagaggttagtgtgcaaaattaaagcacatgggattggtggtaatatactggcatggattgaaattggttaacagacaggaaacagagagtagcaaaaaatggatctttttcggggtggcaggcagtgactagtggggtaccgcagggatcagtgcttgggacccagctattcacaatataaatcaatgatttggatgagggaaccaaatgtaatatttccaagtttgctgacgacacaaactaggtgggatcgtgagttgtgaggaggatgcaaagaggcttcaaggcaatttagataagttgagtgagtgggcaaatacatggcaaatgcagtataatgtggataaatgtgaagttatccacttcggaaggaaaaacagaaaggcagtgtattatttaaatggtgatagattggggaatgttgatgtacaaagggaccttggtgtccttgtataccagtcactgaaagcaaacatagaagtgcagcaagcagttaggaaggctaatgctttgttggccttcattgcaagaggatttgagtataggagcagggatgtcttactgaagttatacagggccttggtgagaccacacctggagtattgtgtgcagttttggtctccttacctaagaaaggatatacttgccatagaggaagtgcagcgaaggttcaccagactgattcctgggatggcaggactgtcgtatgaggagagattaggtcgactcggcctgtattcactcgagtttagaagaatgagaggggatctcattgaaacataaaattctgacaggactagacagactggatgcagggaggatgtttcctctggctcgagggttcacagtctcaggatacggggtaggacatttaggactgagatgaggagaaaattcttcactcgggttggtgaacctgtggaattctctaccacggaaggctgtggaggccaagtcactgcatatatttaagaaggagctagatagatttttagacacaaaagacatcaaggggtatggggagagagcgggaatatggtatgaagatagaggatcagccatgatcatcttgaacggcggagcaggcttgaagggccgaatagcctactcctgctcctattttctatgtttctatgtttctaaggatACAGGTCCAAATTAATAAAAAGCAAATTTAAGATGGGTGTCAGGAAAtgcttcacacagtgagtgatcaacatgtggaataaactttcaGTTAGGGAAATGGAAGGGAAAAATTCTGGAACCATTTAAATAGCTGAATGCTGTGATAGGAAGGATTGTAGCTTCTGAATGGATGAACttgaatgggctgaatggccattctAATCTATCTCTCTTTGTGAAATGGGTAAAATATAGGTGAAATTCCTATTTTTAACTAATAACCCATTAAGTAAACAGCATTTTCAGAAATGGCATGTTTCAAAGCTGCACATTCCAGCAATTATGTTAACAGCTTGAGAAAAACACACATTCGCCTGTTTTTCATTTTTGAGCACATAGAGAAATAGGAAATGGCTGTGTGTAAAGTGAATTGTTCCCATCAATCTCAGTAATGAACACATGATAAAATTTGGTTGCGGTCATTATAGTTCAGAAATCTGTACAGCACCTTGCTATCTACTATGCATGTTTTGCATTTCATTTTCATTGTTTTAGTGGCTGATTGATCACAATCTTATTACACTTTCATTATGAATTGCATTTcagtatttaaaataatttttgtaaCTGCTCCTAGATTTAACTCAGTTGGGATCAAATGGCTTGCCCCTTCCTGGTACTCCTACTGCCTCCATTCCTCCTCCAAAATTAACATCCACACCACTTGGTACCTTGAGTGATCCATCAATGGCTGCTACTGTtctacctccacctccaccactgCCACCTCCACTACTGTCAACTACTGAGAACAATGCTGTGTCAGCTAGAGATTTCATCAGAGAATGCCAAGCCATGAAAAGAAATTCTAGTCATGTGACCATCAAACCAACGCTACCTGCAAAATCTTCAAACCCCTTCAGCATGATGGATGTCTTAAAGGACATGCACAATGTCAAATTAAGAGTAGTAGAGAGGTAAATTTTGCTTTTTTGAACATAAGGGACTGGAACACTCTTTTTGGGGATTTGGCTTTGTTTAATAACTTATTATCTTATTTTCAAAGGTCACCTGGAGGAACACCCATGGGGAAGAAATCAGCAATAAAAGCAACCGTTTCTGATCCAGCAGCACTTATTGCCGCTGCTTTAAAACGCAAGTTTGCACACAGATACATCAATGATTCTTCTGATAAGGAAAATGAGTCCTTTGAATTTTCTCCTCTATCAAGTCCAGAAACTTCAAGGGTATGTTGATCTATGTAAAGCAACGAACCATTTAAGTTCCCTAGCTTGGTAGTCAAAGTTTCTTCTGTCATTATTTGTAgcaaaatacttttttaaaaaaagtaaaaggcGCACACTTCCTACCCGCCATTTGGAGCCTTATTAGTCCAagtagcgcctgaaaaacgggctcTGTGCGGAATAATTTCTATGCCTGAGTGTTATCTGAACTTATTATGTTTTTTTACCTGTGAaaacttaattaaaaaaaaatatttatatagGTGTTTTGAAAGTGTTTTCTATAGAATGATCACAATATATTTATAATTTGCACTTTATGTAAGATTTCCAAATTTAGGAAGAGATTTGACTGACCATTAAAATGGAAATGTTCATCCCATCTTGTTTTTGCTCATACTGCAGTTGTATTACAATTTAATCATCTTTAGGAGCtctacaatagtttaatttgattCCTGTTTCTGTATGGGGattctcctgcaacaatgtcaatAAAAAATGGGAAAGAAGTGTCTGTTACCAAGTCATCTTGACTTTCCTGGAAAGTATGGGGATCCTAGTGTAAACATAATTAATTTAAATAGTCTAGGAGGAGTACTTTTAATATAAGGCGCTCCCGAATCTAAGTAAATtttgtatttaaaaataaaacatttctacTTGGTGTAAGGATAGGTATGTATAGATTATTTAATAGAATAAGGTAGCTAGTATTACATAAAATTATATAGGTAGTTGAGCTAATGTAGGGGTTAAGTTAggttaaaacacacacacaggtgtaCCAGACTGAAGCACAGCAGGggtgagtgtgagaatggaatatCAATTACTGAATGGATGCCAGGGTGGCTAGAGAATAAGTCCCTGTTGCCAAAAATAGCGGAAGAGATACGGGATTATTATACAGAGAATAGTAACGAGCACTCATGCATGGGGAACATCCAGAGTGTAATAAACAACCTAAAGTCACTCCTGAGCATGCGAAACGAATGATAATAGCTGACACAACCACTAAATGAGTTTATGTATCAACAGCATGTACATAGAACATGCTCATATTATACCCAGTAATTAACCCTATAAGTACAGGCTACACCGTTGTACTTTAGGAACTCTCTATAGTCTGACCTGGGAGTACTGTAAGTGATGGAGAGAAACCAGCTCACCATCCTTGATGAGTCCTTTGTTCGCGAGTATGATTGACGTTGGTCTCATGGACACTGCATGTAATGGATTGTATTGGTCTATTTATTAAGAAAAATTATGAATAAGACGTCTTTATATTTCATGGTCCTTGAATCTGCATTGAGGTGAAGGATAGTGAGTATCTTAAACACTTGGCAGGAAATATCTGTATTTCTGGCCTCACCTTGCACTAAGAAGCTACTCGTCAGAGGTCAGTTGTCAGTTACAGACATATTGGGAAACAGCACTCCGGTAAGACTGACATCCAATTGGGAGACACTCAAGGTGGGAAAAGTGGGCACTGGTTGAGTACACAGGTACTTATTCTCAACCTGACTTGTATGTTAGTTTCTTTGAAGGCATTCCGACATGCCTGTAATTGATGCCAGTGGAGCAAGGGAAAACGCTAAAACTAGCACAGCAGAAGGTATGCAAGATTGGGCCAGGGATTGTCAAAATAACCCAAACTTTATGTACACTATAGAATAGTATGGTTTGTTTTAAGTCATTTAGGTTTAATGTTATTGATAGGCTGGCCACATTTACATGAGAGTGTAGTGAATGACTTTAGGGATGGCCTAAAATGTGATTCACCTTTCATGGAAACGAATTCTCATCTTATAAAGTTGAGGGTTTGTACATTTCGTATGCCTGTCTTTTTTCAATTGCTGAATTGTATCTTTGTTTAACTCGAAAATAGTACAAGTAAACAGTGTAGAATGATGCTTTACTATGTACTCTTtctccatttttatttttgttgctATTTCCCGCTTTGAGTTGAATCCTCAAATCTTCAACTGTCTTCGGAAAGTATAGTGGTACAATTAAATAAATTGCACTGTTAGAATACTGCAGTTGCCACATTGAGCAGGTTACCCACACATGCTATCCACAACACAAGGGTAATCTAAGAGTATCCATTTGGAATAGACATTGTTAACTTTATGCTGCAGGCAGGCTGATTGTTGCACTTGCAGTTGAGTTTACTAAAATCTTTGCCTCAAAATCTTTGTTTTGtgactttttttcttctttcccctCCAGTTTGGGCGACACCTGAAGCCTGAGAAACCAAATATTTTGAAGACTAGTAAAATATTACAACCACCAAATGTAAATATTGGCAACTGTTCTTAACTATTGTGTGCTCTGGAAAAGAATTGGACCAATAGTGCAAGCAAAATGGACATAAGTAACAGCAGAGATGCATGTTTACAATAATTCCCATTTGTGAGTTATGCACTGAAGATAAATTGCTTTTATGGAAGAAGGCTAACTCAAGGCATtgtaaattttaaatgtgagTTTTTGTTAGTTTTTCTGCTATTCTTCATGAAGCTACTGTAACTTTTTAAAGGGTTTCTATTTCTTTCAAAATAGAAGATTGTTGAAATGTTTCAGTCCTGGTACGTGAGCTAATGCTTTGCTGGCACCAAACATTCTTTTTAATTAATGTATGTCTTTTAGCTTGAGATTGTGCTTGTAAATTCTGAAAAGACTGGAGATTAGATCTTCAGTCCTGTTTAGTTAAACAAGACAGTCATGTAAAAGTGTAATTCATCAAACAAACTGTAATGAAAATTTCACTTACTGtgcactgtttttaaaaaaaaattgtatataAATGCTATCCACCACCTACTGCACTTGGATGTTTAAtgcattttaaatattttgctTCAATTAGCAGCTGCATTTTTTGGAGGTGGGAAGAAATCCGTTCCTTTTAGTAATTCTTGGACGATTTCTAGGGAATCCATTTGGATAATACACATATTTTAGCTTTTAATTTTAGTATTCAGTTTGGAGGACCGACAAGCCAATGTGAAATTGGTATTATTCCAAACTTATATTGCTCACGTACTTGCACTGTGGTGCTTTGGTCTAATGTATTGAATTGAAACACAATTAACAATTATTTTTGAACAGCAAGTAGTTAAATttgagctttttaaaaattgtattataTTTCCATGGCAGAGCAAAAAAGAATATTAACTTTCTTGATCACTGCTCAAATAGTCTCTTTGTGCTTGAGACAGTATGTTACAGAATCTGCTTGTATATCTCACATTTTGGGCATTAACATTGTGACAACACAGTTAAACCTTTATCTGCACACTTCTACTACTGGATGGAACTTCATTACCTCTAGAAGCTGCAGATCTCCAAGTCTGTAACTACAGCATCACTAATGCACCCTTGAGGGAAATTTGTATTGTCCTGACTTTCCATGGGCAAAGCTATTGGCGATTCACTAGTTCTCAAAATATCCTTTGACCAACTTAATGCCAAGTTCTTGATTTGTTATTTTGCATTGCCTGAGAATAGATTCTGAGAATTTTCTTTCTCAGGATGTTCCTATGTGGATATCCAGTAGGTTGCAGCTCAAGATCTATTGCGTGGAGCATGTCAAATGACTTCTGTAATAGCTATGGTGGATTACATTCACAAGGTCCCAAAGCTGATCTGGAtactcagtagtttaatttagttATCCTGGTATAAGATGCATTTGGGTAGACGCCAACAGGTGGAAGAGATGCAGAGCTTTCTGCAAGTACCAACAGCGTCTCAAGCTCATTCCTGCAATGATTCAACTGGGTAAATCTAATCCCAAGATATATGAAGGTTTAACTGTGTTGTCACAATGTTAATGCCCAAAATGTGAGATATACAAGCAGATTTAATACACTAATTGATGGTTAGATTCTGTAACATACTGTCTCAAGCACAAAGAGACTATTTGAGCAGTGATCAAGAAAGTCCATAGGTATAGACGAGGGTGCCGTGAGCTCCAGTTTCCAATCCTTTTGAGGCTACAACATCTGATGTtaaataaccccctcccccccccccccccccccccccgccaaaaaataataatttgctgTCCAAAGCCAGGAGGTAACCTGTGCTCCGGTTGTGCCTCATTCAAAGTTTTGTCAATTATGTTTTGTTTTCTTGTCATAACAATCAAGCAAAAATAAGgtgaattacattacatagaatttacagcgcagaaaccagacattcggcccaatgggtctatgccggtgtttatgctccacacg from Heptranchias perlo isolate sHepPer1 chromosome 5, sHepPer1.hap1, whole genome shotgun sequence encodes the following:
- the mtfr2 gene encoding mitochondrial fission regulator 2; translated protein: MSRLLNFICELLEYFGIPSDLLIPLWQSKPYGQSRSLVRRIGSTLPLNHWPRACFQLLAGLSAPGSCKYGHNPMVPSLADVPWIADDEGEIFTRFRNEVRPVRVEQMQEHSRPVDSVNHLKSKNNSWNLGASNENALNKISQLEDELSRLRSQIAMIITMRDQGPGTPYLTQLGSNGLPLPGTPTASIPPPKLTSTPLGTLSDPSMAATVLPPPPPLPPPLLSTTENNAVSARDFIRECQAMKRNSSHVTIKPTLPAKSSNPFSMMDVLKDMHNVKLRVVERSPGGTPMGKKSAIKATVSDPAALIAAALKRKFAHRYINDSSDKENESFEFSPLSSPETSRFGRHLKPEKPNILKTSKILQPPNVNIGNCS